From bacterium, the proteins below share one genomic window:
- a CDS encoding Fur family transcriptional regulator, whose protein sequence is MTAVDRYVDVLRRAKLRVTPQRIAILDALASGSHLTTCQAIWERARKRTRGLGLVTVYRILERLRTAGIVEQIDLHGATHFCLADHHHDHIICERCGRVEPLEACVLESLTGSRLQDTGFLVKGHRLDLLGVCRGCQQATS, encoded by the coding sequence GTTGCGTGTCACCCCGCAGCGCATCGCGATCCTGGACGCCTTGGCCAGCGGCTCCCACCTGACGACGTGCCAGGCGATCTGGGAGCGGGCCCGCAAGCGGACGCGGGGGCTCGGACTGGTGACCGTCTACCGCATCCTGGAGCGGCTGCGGACCGCGGGCATCGTCGAACAGATCGACCTCCACGGCGCGACCCACTTCTGCCTCGCCGACCACCATCACGACCACATCATCTGCGAGCGGTGCGGGCGCGTCGAACCGCTGGAAGCGTGCGTGCTTGAATCGCTCACGGGATCGCGCCTTCAGGACACCGGGTTCTTGGTGAAGGGGCACCGCCTCGACCTGCTGGGGGTGTGCCGCGGCTGCCAGCAGGCGACGTCCTAG